A stretch of Vigna radiata var. radiata cultivar VC1973A unplaced genomic scaffold, Vradiata_ver6 scaffold_170, whole genome shotgun sequence DNA encodes these proteins:
- the LOC111240906 gene encoding protein SPOROCYTELESS translates to MASEHNMFHDEEGKDEAGRSRSRSRRTNGKGPKKPPQRGLGVAQLERLRIQESWKKMSEGSSGVLPPVTTLHDHHHHQQQLFQRHPSPNLGFQFQCPQQHVISGNSTIGGSWIVPNRVVGNGSYGSGPPLLVGTPLETSKELSSIPNLHSQPECFDFCLKKTRFNEDNEKGSNARRERTLEIWPNGHDFRGFMPQSSVSSLVGETGDFYDKLARHDSASVYACATPNDESVEVVAVHRRGNSASGRVFMEYEFFPGKDGRGTTPKELELPTIGSVAVGGGEASSITAAAYGDSASNYIDLSLKLSR, encoded by the exons ATGGCTTCTGAGCACAACATGTTCCATGATGAAGAAGGAAAGGATGAAGCTGGAAGAAGCAGAAGCAGGAGTAGAAGGACAAATGGGAAGGGTCCAAAGAAGCCACCCCAGAGAGGTTTGGGTGTGGCTCAGTTAGAAAGGTTGAGGATTCAAGAGTCTTGGAAGAAGATGAGTGAAGGGTCTTCTGGAGTACTACCACCAGTAACTACCCtccatgatcatcatcatcatcaacaacaactttttCAGCGCCACCCATCACCAAACCTTGGCTTTCAGTTTCAGTGCCCTCAACAACATGTGATCAGTGGAAACAGCACTATTGGTGGGAGCTGGATAGTTCCTAACAGGGTTGTTGGCAATGGTTCCTATGGATCTGGTCCTCCACTTTTGGTTGGAACCCCTCTCGAGACCTCGAAAGAGCTCTCTTCAATTCCAAATCTCCATTCTCAACCtgaatgttttgatttttgCCTCAAG AAAACACGATTCAATGAAGACAATGAAAAGGGATCAAATGCAAGGAGGGAGAGGACTTTAGAGATATGGCCCAATGGCCATGATTTTCGAGGATTTATGCCCCAATCTTCTGTCTCAAGCCTTGTTGGGGAAACCGGTGATTTCTATGACAAACTGGCCAGGCATGATTCTGCTAGTGTTTATGCTTGTGCAACTCCAAATGATGAG agTGTAGAGGTTGTTGCGGTTCACAGGAGGGGAAACTCAGCGAGTGGCAGGGTTTTCATGGAATATGAGTTTTTCCCAGGAAAAGATGGCAGAGGCACTACTCCCAAGGAGCTGGAATTGCCCACAATAGGTTCAGTTGCTGTAGGTGGTGGTGAAGCTTCTTCTATCACTGCTGCAGCCTATGGAGATTCTGCTTCTAATTATATTGATTTGTCTCTGAAGCTCTCACGCTAG